From a single Marinobacter sp. THAF197a genomic region:
- a CDS encoding TIGR01244 family sulfur transferase, which translates to MKVHFVEPGFAISDEITPEDFESVRQQGFKAVICNRRVGEEGYESEDVFRESAERAGLQWFCVPVASGEYTAADVEAFGKALDAAPTPILGFCRTGRRAVHMWAQSRAQNPQCNIPMLLKAAHEAGHDPQSIRDLLDKKAG; encoded by the coding sequence ATGAAAGTGCATTTTGTTGAACCCGGATTTGCGATTTCGGACGAGATTACCCCTGAGGATTTCGAGAGCGTTCGCCAGCAGGGTTTCAAAGCGGTGATTTGCAACCGGCGGGTGGGCGAAGAAGGCTACGAAAGTGAGGATGTTTTTCGTGAGTCAGCGGAGCGCGCGGGGTTGCAATGGTTCTGTGTGCCGGTGGCCTCCGGCGAGTACACCGCCGCCGATGTCGAAGCGTTCGGCAAGGCGCTGGATGCGGCGCCGACACCAATCCTGGGCTTTTGCAGGACCGGCCGGCGAGCGGTGCATATGTGGGCCCAGAGCCGCGCCCAGAATCCGCAATGCAACATCCCGATGTTGCTTAAGGCCGCGCACGAAGCAGGGCACGACCCGCAATCCATCCGTGATTTGCTGGATAAGAAGGCAGGATGA
- a CDS encoding rhodanese-like domain-containing protein — MKSLLVMLLFSFGLVTTAQAEEALSVTPQETLDMVQEQGDQVLFIDVRDPVEIMFIGFTDAVDLNIPFQVVDRTRFNEEKAVFAMDINENFVAEVDAALAEKGLDRDSLIITMCRSGSARGKPSADYLLERGFTNVKYVDHGFQGDSLKEGPQKGMRLKNGWQNSGMPWSTKANPEKIYRP; from the coding sequence ATGAAATCGTTACTCGTGATGTTGCTGTTCAGTTTTGGCCTGGTGACCACGGCCCAGGCAGAGGAAGCGCTGTCAGTGACACCACAGGAAACCCTCGATATGGTTCAGGAACAGGGTGACCAGGTGCTGTTCATTGACGTACGGGACCCAGTGGAAATCATGTTCATCGGCTTTACCGATGCGGTGGATCTGAACATTCCGTTCCAGGTGGTGGATCGCACCCGGTTCAATGAAGAAAAAGCCGTCTTCGCCATGGACATCAATGAAAATTTCGTCGCCGAGGTGGACGCCGCGCTGGCCGAAAAGGGCCTGGATCGGGATTCGCTGATCATCACCATGTGTCGTTCAGGTTCTGCCCGTGGTAAGCCCAGCGCAGACTATTTGCTGGAGCGCGGCTTTACCAACGTGAAGTATGTGGATCACGGCTTCCAGGGGGACTCCCTGAAAGAAGGCCCCCAGAAGGGCATGCGCCTGAAGAATGGCTGGCAGAATTCCGGAATGCCCTGGTCTACCAAAGCCAACCCGGAAAAAATCTACCGTCCTTAA
- a CDS encoding fructosamine kinase family protein gives MLYVLCRYAEFYLVRRHFCPHGRGDRMFVKTNTTGFSDALTREAEGLESLREALVQVGVEHLRIPQVAEVDQHQLVMTQIVSVAPDDRCLTLLGEGLARLHQQKREHYGWGRDNYIGLSPQPNEYMDSWGRFFVDYRLRYQVSRIADPVIRERFQRVLDQSSAALTRWLDSHCEHPSLLHGDLWNGNVLFDYDGPWLIDPAVYQGDREADIAMTEMFGGFGAAFYSAYDSVYPRSEVYTTKREIYNLYHYLNHYNLFGAGYLGGCERGMKVVARV, from the coding sequence ATGCTTTACGTTTTGTGCCGATATGCAGAATTTTATCTAGTAAGGAGGCACTTTTGCCCCCACGGTCGAGGTGATCGAATGTTCGTCAAAACCAACACCACCGGATTTTCTGATGCATTAACCCGCGAGGCGGAGGGGCTCGAAAGCCTTCGCGAAGCGTTGGTGCAGGTTGGTGTCGAGCATTTGAGAATTCCGCAAGTGGCTGAGGTCGATCAGCACCAGCTGGTGATGACCCAGATCGTGTCGGTTGCCCCGGACGACCGATGCCTGACCCTGCTCGGTGAAGGCTTGGCCCGATTACACCAACAAAAGCGGGAACACTACGGCTGGGGCCGGGATAATTACATCGGTTTGTCACCGCAACCCAATGAGTATATGGACTCCTGGGGGCGGTTCTTTGTCGACTATCGACTCCGGTACCAGGTCAGCCGGATTGCTGATCCGGTTATTAGAGAAAGGTTTCAACGCGTTCTTGACCAAAGTAGCGCTGCGCTTACCCGCTGGCTGGACAGCCACTGCGAGCACCCCAGCCTTCTGCACGGTGATTTGTGGAATGGCAACGTGTTGTTCGATTACGACGGCCCTTGGTTAATTGACCCTGCGGTGTACCAGGGTGACCGGGAAGCGGACATTGCCATGACGGAAATGTTTGGCGGCTTTGGTGCGGCCTTTTATAGCGCTTATGACAGTGTTTATCCTCGCTCAGAGGTCTATACCACCAAGCGCGAGATCTATAACCTCTACCATTACCTGAATCACTACAACCTGTTTGGCGCCGGTTATCTGGGGGGATGCGAACGGGGTATGAAGGTAGTTGCGAGGGTCTGA
- a CDS encoding peptidoglycan DD-metalloendopeptidase family protein produces MAKQQAFTPTHKVLLGITVLMVLIASFWSTQSSSAKIPALPVEPLVTPADPSASVETLPNTLAESRSDTRTQHHEVQPGDTLSSIFSRHGAPTSDLYKIMETDVEYLALETLQPGTQLRLTFDDQDRFTELALVLDSARTVFYTRTDDDQFEYRRMEADTHWVSEVLRGSIEGSFYVSAVKAGLTAHQIASVNQLLENRLNFRRDLRAGDQFAVIISHEMTDDQSTGKTRVEAVSLKRGSRTHTAFRFEDGNYYDQNGKSVLPAFRRWPTQTPYRVSSHFNLNRKHPVTKRIAPHNGVDLATPIGTPIFSTGDGIVQRVGNHPFAGKYIDIDHGNAYKTRYLHLHKILVKKGQSIQRGERIALSGNTGRSTGPHLHFELHVNGRPVNPLKADIPTAADIPSEYAKAFKEDASYKLAVMERAGSRSNLMLAGARVSFD; encoded by the coding sequence ATGGCAAAGCAACAGGCATTCACTCCAACTCACAAGGTGCTGCTTGGCATCACCGTGCTCATGGTGCTGATTGCCAGCTTCTGGTCCACACAAAGCTCATCCGCGAAGATACCCGCCCTTCCGGTTGAGCCCCTGGTTACCCCTGCAGATCCCTCTGCCAGCGTTGAGACGCTGCCCAATACGCTTGCCGAATCCCGTTCAGACACCCGCACCCAGCACCACGAAGTTCAGCCCGGCGATACCCTGAGCAGTATTTTCAGCCGCCACGGGGCACCCACGTCTGATCTGTACAAGATCATGGAAACGGATGTGGAATACCTGGCCCTGGAAACCCTGCAACCCGGCACCCAGCTGCGGCTGACCTTTGACGATCAGGACAGGTTCACCGAGCTTGCCCTTGTGCTTGATTCCGCCCGAACCGTTTTCTATACCCGCACCGACGATGACCAGTTCGAATACCGACGGATGGAAGCAGACACTCATTGGGTGTCTGAAGTGCTGAGAGGTTCCATTGAAGGCAGCTTCTACGTTTCTGCGGTAAAAGCAGGGCTCACCGCGCACCAGATTGCCTCGGTCAACCAGTTGCTTGAAAACCGCCTGAATTTCCGGCGGGATTTACGTGCCGGCGACCAGTTTGCCGTCATCATCAGCCATGAAATGACCGATGATCAAAGCACCGGTAAAACCCGGGTTGAAGCGGTTTCGCTGAAGCGGGGGAGTCGCACACACACCGCGTTCCGGTTTGAGGACGGCAATTACTACGACCAAAACGGAAAAAGTGTGCTGCCCGCGTTTCGCCGCTGGCCCACCCAGACGCCTTACCGGGTCAGCTCCCACTTCAATCTGAACCGCAAGCACCCGGTAACCAAGCGAATCGCCCCGCACAACGGCGTTGATCTGGCCACCCCCATTGGCACCCCCATTTTCAGTACCGGCGATGGCATCGTGCAGCGAGTAGGTAACCATCCTTTCGCAGGCAAGTACATCGACATCGACCACGGCAACGCTTACAAAACCCGCTACCTGCATCTGCACAAGATTCTGGTCAAGAAAGGACAGTCCATTCAGCGGGGTGAGAGAATTGCGCTGTCTGGCAACACCGGACGCAGCACCGGCCCTCACCTGCACTTTGAACTGCACGTGAATGGCCGGCCGGTGAATCCTCTCAAGGCTGACATTCCCACCGCCGCAGACATCCCCAGCGAATACGCCAAGGCGTTCAAAGAGGACGCTTCCTACAAATTGGCGGTGATGGAGCGGGCGGGTAGCCGTTCGAATCTGATGTTGGCGGGCGCTCGGGTTTCGTTTGACTGA
- a CDS encoding mechanosensitive ion channel family protein: protein MPESLAWFPDNLTLPDSALPLLISTTLLILGVIALRVVIAGVIRRNVASSELRGRLLVNSRNALVLLAVFGLVFIWGEQLRSLALSIVAIAVAFVVATKELILCVSGSILKGGAGSFSIGDRIQVKDFRGDVIDQTLLTTTLLEVGPGKASHQRTGRMIVLPNALFVSEPVTNESFTDHWDFHVFTVPFKREDNWPAAREALLNAANHHCEPYLDIARKYMSKVGTARGLEVPSVDPRVTIQAPAAGEIHLTVRLPTRTGQRSYIEQAILSEVFLNNDFSAKKAEPETSKPTKE from the coding sequence ATGCCCGAAAGCCTGGCCTGGTTTCCAGACAACCTCACCCTGCCGGATTCCGCCTTACCACTGCTGATCAGCACCACGCTCCTGATCCTTGGTGTGATTGCCCTGAGGGTTGTCATCGCAGGGGTTATCCGGCGCAACGTGGCGTCTTCTGAACTGCGCGGCCGGCTCTTGGTCAATTCCCGAAACGCACTGGTGTTACTGGCGGTGTTCGGCCTGGTCTTTATCTGGGGCGAGCAGCTTCGCTCCCTGGCCCTGTCGATTGTCGCCATCGCGGTAGCGTTTGTAGTGGCCACCAAGGAACTGATTCTTTGTGTGTCCGGCTCCATTCTCAAAGGCGGTGCCGGCTCATTCAGCATTGGCGATCGTATTCAGGTAAAGGATTTTAGGGGTGATGTGATCGACCAGACCCTGCTGACCACCACGCTGCTGGAAGTTGGGCCCGGCAAGGCCAGCCATCAGCGCACCGGGCGGATGATCGTGTTGCCCAATGCGTTGTTTGTATCGGAGCCAGTCACTAATGAGAGTTTTACCGACCACTGGGATTTTCATGTCTTTACTGTGCCTTTCAAACGCGAAGATAACTGGCCAGCGGCCCGGGAGGCCCTGTTAAATGCCGCAAACCACCACTGCGAGCCGTATCTAGATATTGCCCGCAAGTACATGAGCAAAGTGGGTACGGCCCGAGGACTGGAAGTGCCCTCTGTCGATCCCAGGGTCACGATCCAGGCTCCAGCCGCCGGAGAGATTCATCTAACCGTCCGCTTACCCACCCGCACTGGGCAACGCAGTTATATCGAGCAGGCCATTCTGTCAGAGGTTTTTCTGAACAATGATTTTTCTGCCAAGAAAGCTGAGCCCGAAACAAGCAAACCCACGAAGGAATAG
- the nfsA gene encoding oxygen-insensitive NADPH nitroreductase, which produces MNPTIELLKSHRSIRKFKDQQIPRELFEDLIRAGQCAATSNHVQAYTIIHVVNPESRRKLAELAGGQTYVESCSDFLVFCADMKRATESAEKAGADVIRGMTEQLLVASIDTALIAQNVVVAAESEGLGICYIGGIRNNPQEVSDLLKLPEHVYPVFGLCLGYPDQQPEVKPRLPLAAILKEDSYDDSTDERLVASFDDTMARYYRERTGGNKDTSWSEQLKPLFTSKLRPHMKEFLNKRGFGLK; this is translated from the coding sequence ATGAATCCGACCATTGAACTCCTGAAATCCCATCGCTCCATCCGCAAATTCAAGGATCAGCAGATTCCCCGGGAACTGTTTGAAGACCTGATCCGTGCCGGGCAATGCGCAGCTACCTCCAACCACGTCCAGGCCTACACCATTATTCATGTGGTCAATCCGGAAAGCCGTCGGAAACTGGCAGAACTGGCTGGGGGGCAGACCTATGTGGAAAGCTGCTCGGATTTCCTGGTGTTCTGCGCCGATATGAAGCGGGCCACCGAATCGGCAGAGAAAGCCGGAGCGGATGTGATTCGTGGTATGACCGAGCAACTGCTGGTGGCCAGCATTGATACCGCCCTGATTGCGCAGAATGTGGTGGTAGCGGCTGAATCGGAAGGACTGGGTATCTGCTACATTGGCGGTATTCGCAACAACCCGCAGGAAGTGAGCGATCTACTCAAATTACCGGAACATGTGTACCCGGTATTTGGTCTGTGCCTGGGCTATCCGGACCAGCAACCGGAAGTGAAGCCGCGCCTGCCTCTGGCAGCCATTCTCAAGGAAGACAGCTACGACGACTCAACTGACGAGCGGCTGGTCGCCAGCTTCGACGATACAATGGCCCGCTATTACCGCGAGCGCACCGGCGGCAACAAAGACACCAGCTGGTCTGAACAGCTCAAGCCGCTGTTTACCAGCAAGCTCCGGCCGCACATGAAGGAGTTCCTGAATAAAAGAGGCTTCGGCCTGAAATAG
- a CDS encoding cytochrome-c peroxidase, whose translation MIKRPLTKALILSLGFMAGSAAADQLLDRARSTFEPIPKYPPVIDGNELTQSKVELGKMLFFEPRLSSSHLISCNTCHNVGLGGDDYLPVSIGHGWQKGPRNSPTVFNAVFNAAQFWDGRAADLAEQAKGPVQAGVEMSSTPERVVSTLKSMPDYVERFGDAFPGQDDPVTFDNMAIAIEAFEATLITPDSDFDKYLRGNTEAMNEKEKEGLALFMDRGCAACHSGVNLGGQEYYPFGLVERPGGAILPEGDRGRFEVTQTATDEYVFRASPLRNIELTAPYFHSGAVWSLDEAVAVMGTAQLGTELNDSEVQSIVAFLKTLTGNVPEIRYPILPPSTATTPRPTDMVP comes from the coding sequence ATGATAAAACGTCCGTTAACCAAAGCCCTGATTCTGAGTCTTGGATTCATGGCAGGTTCCGCTGCCGCGGATCAGCTGCTCGACCGGGCCAGAAGCACCTTCGAACCGATTCCCAAATACCCGCCAGTGATTGACGGCAACGAGCTGACCCAATCCAAGGTGGAACTGGGCAAGATGCTGTTCTTCGAACCGCGCCTGTCTTCCAGCCATCTGATCAGCTGTAACACCTGCCACAACGTCGGTTTAGGCGGAGATGATTACTTGCCGGTGTCCATCGGTCACGGCTGGCAGAAAGGCCCCCGTAACTCCCCGACGGTATTCAACGCGGTGTTCAACGCAGCGCAGTTCTGGGATGGCCGGGCAGCCGACCTTGCCGAACAGGCCAAGGGCCCGGTTCAGGCGGGCGTGGAAATGAGCAGCACGCCGGAGCGAGTGGTTTCTACCCTGAAGAGTATGCCGGATTATGTTGAGCGCTTTGGCGATGCCTTCCCGGGACAGGATGACCCGGTAACCTTCGATAATATGGCCATTGCCATCGAAGCTTTCGAGGCAACCTTGATCACTCCGGACTCAGATTTCGACAAGTACCTGCGTGGCAACACTGAGGCGATGAATGAAAAAGAGAAAGAGGGACTGGCCCTGTTCATGGATCGTGGCTGCGCGGCCTGCCACAGTGGTGTGAACCTGGGTGGCCAGGAATACTATCCGTTTGGTCTGGTCGAACGCCCAGGCGGTGCCATTCTGCCCGAGGGTGACCGCGGCCGCTTCGAAGTGACCCAGACAGCCACCGACGAGTATGTGTTCCGTGCCTCGCCACTGCGCAACATCGAACTGACTGCTCCGTACTTCCACTCTGGTGCGGTTTGGAGCCTGGATGAAGCCGTCGCTGTAATGGGTACTGCGCAGCTGGGCACTGAGCTGAACGACAGCGAGGTTCAATCCATCGTTGCCTTCCTCAAGACCCTGACCGGTAACGTGCCGGAAATCCGGTATCCGATCCTGCCGCCGAGCACAGCCACTACCCCCCGGCCAACCGATATGGTGCCGTGA
- a CDS encoding SLAC1 anion channel family protein produces the protein MAQAESSRLQNFPVSWFATVMGLAGLTIALHRAEAVFGLPSTASLTALVLTITVFTSLALLYALKAARYPQQVKAELNHPIKLNFAPTISIGLILISIALLPHRQGASLIIWGLGTVLHLGFTLYVLSAWIHHTHFEINHMNPAWFIPIVGNILVPIAGVQHGFTELSWFFFSIGLVFWLVLLTIIFNRMFFHHPLPGKLLPTLFILIAPPGVGFVSWLQLTGELDSFARVLYYSALFLTLMLFTQVSRFLKLQFFLSWWAYSFPMAAITIATLTMYQRLDSPFFKWLGVGLLLILVVLIAGLVLRTAIAVRRREICIEE, from the coding sequence ATGGCCCAAGCTGAATCCTCCCGCCTGCAAAACTTCCCCGTCTCATGGTTTGCCACGGTGATGGGCCTGGCCGGCCTGACCATTGCCTTGCATCGGGCCGAGGCGGTCTTTGGCCTTCCCTCAACCGCCAGCCTCACCGCGTTGGTTCTGACCATAACGGTGTTTACCAGCCTGGCATTGCTCTATGCCCTGAAGGCGGCACGATACCCTCAGCAGGTGAAGGCAGAACTGAACCACCCGATCAAACTCAATTTTGCTCCGACCATTTCCATCGGGTTGATTCTGATCAGTATTGCTCTGCTCCCTCACCGTCAGGGCGCGTCTCTGATTATCTGGGGTTTAGGCACAGTACTGCATCTGGGTTTCACGCTTTACGTGCTCTCGGCATGGATTCACCACACTCACTTCGAGATCAACCACATGAACCCGGCCTGGTTCATCCCGATTGTCGGTAACATTCTGGTGCCCATTGCCGGGGTGCAACATGGTTTTACCGAGCTTTCCTGGTTTTTCTTCAGCATTGGCCTGGTGTTCTGGCTGGTGTTACTGACCATCATCTTCAACCGGATGTTTTTCCACCACCCGTTGCCTGGCAAGCTGCTACCCACATTGTTCATCCTGATCGCGCCGCCGGGAGTAGGCTTCGTGTCCTGGCTCCAGCTTACCGGTGAACTCGACAGCTTTGCCCGGGTGCTTTATTACAGCGCCCTGTTTCTCACCCTGATGCTGTTTACCCAGGTGTCGCGATTCCTGAAGTTGCAGTTTTTCCTGTCCTGGTGGGCTTATTCGTTTCCGATGGCCGCCATCACCATCGCTACATTAACCATGTATCAGCGCCTGGACAGCCCGTTCTTCAAATGGCTGGGCGTTGGCCTGCTGTTAATTCTGGTGGTGTTGATCGCGGGGCTTGTGCTGAGAACGGCGATTGCCGTACGCCGACGGGAAATCTGCATTGAGGAATAA
- a CDS encoding MBL fold metallo-hydrolase: MQQPIVTHFFDEATNTFSYVVKDPGSDACAIIDSVLDFDYAAGRTDVRSADEIVRYVQDNGLVVEWILETHVHADHLSAAPYLQERLGGKTGIGARIIVVQEIFGKAFNAGTEFARDGSQFGQLFEEGDRFRIGALEGYVLHTPGHTPACLTYVIGDAAFVGDTLFAPDSGTARCDFPGGDAKVLYQSVQKVLALPVETRIFLCHDYKAPGRDEYQHQTTVAEQRARNIHVREGMAEEEFVRLRTERDATLDMPRLILPSVQVNMRAGEMPEAEQNGQVYLKVPVNRF; this comes from the coding sequence ATGCAACAGCCAATAGTCACCCACTTCTTCGACGAAGCGACCAATACCTTCAGCTACGTCGTGAAAGATCCGGGCAGTGATGCCTGTGCCATTATCGATTCGGTGCTTGATTTCGATTACGCCGCTGGCCGTACCGATGTTCGCTCAGCCGACGAGATCGTGCGTTATGTCCAGGACAACGGCCTGGTGGTGGAATGGATTCTGGAAACCCATGTCCACGCGGACCACCTCTCGGCAGCGCCGTATTTGCAGGAGCGGCTTGGCGGTAAGACCGGTATCGGCGCGCGCATCATTGTGGTTCAGGAAATCTTTGGTAAGGCCTTCAATGCCGGTACCGAGTTTGCCCGGGACGGCAGCCAGTTCGGACAGTTGTTCGAAGAAGGTGACCGTTTCCGGATCGGTGCGCTTGAGGGTTATGTGCTTCACACCCCCGGCCACACACCGGCCTGCCTGACCTATGTCATCGGCGACGCTGCGTTTGTCGGGGACACCCTGTTTGCCCCGGATTCCGGCACGGCTCGGTGTGATTTCCCGGGGGGAGACGCCAAGGTGCTCTATCAATCAGTGCAGAAGGTGCTGGCACTGCCGGTCGAGACCCGCATTTTCCTCTGCCACGACTATAAAGCCCCGGGCCGGGATGAGTATCAGCATCAGACCACGGTCGCTGAACAGCGGGCACGCAATATCCACGTTCGCGAGGGTATGGCGGAAGAGGAGTTTGTGCGCCTGAGAACCGAGCGGGATGCCACCCTGGATATGCCGCGGCTGATTCTTCCTTCGGTGCAAGTAAACATGCGCGCCGGAGAAATGCCTGAGGCGGAGCAAAACGGTCAAGTTTATCTGAAAGTACCGGTCAACCGGTTTTGA
- a CDS encoding PilT/PilU family type 4a pilus ATPase: protein MELPAYLKVMANKGASDLFFSTGSPVMMKVEGKTGPITQNPLASGAVRQLAYSVMNDKQRAEFEKNLELDMAIGVNEVGRFRVNVFWQRGEVSMVVRHLRNDIPSIESLGLPSVLKELIMEPRGLILVVGSTGSGKSTTLASMIDHRNGNQSGHILTVEDPIEYTHNHRKSVVNQREVGVDTRSYNEALRRAMREAPDVIMIGEIRDRDTMKHALTYAETGHLCISTLHASNVDHTMRRIVNFFPEHAHKELFMDMSMHLKAVVAQRLLKGKDGKRVVAVEVMLASPYIRDLISKGEIDGIADIMTRGGEQGMKTFDQAILELYDQRKITREEALSNANSRHNLEVKIRLASGGLQSPSDLLSIDES, encoded by the coding sequence ATGGAACTGCCCGCCTACCTGAAAGTCATGGCCAACAAGGGCGCCTCTGACCTTTTCTTTTCTACCGGTTCACCGGTGATGATGAAGGTCGAGGGCAAAACCGGCCCGATCACCCAGAACCCCCTGGCCTCGGGCGCGGTCCGGCAACTGGCCTATTCGGTGATGAACGACAAGCAGCGGGCCGAGTTCGAGAAGAACCTGGAACTGGACATGGCAATCGGGGTGAACGAGGTTGGGCGCTTCCGGGTGAATGTGTTCTGGCAACGCGGCGAAGTCAGTATGGTGGTGCGCCATCTGCGCAACGACATTCCCTCCATTGAAAGTCTTGGCCTGCCATCGGTGCTGAAAGAACTGATTATGGAACCCCGTGGACTGATACTGGTGGTTGGCTCCACCGGCTCCGGTAAATCCACCACCCTGGCCTCGATGATTGACCACCGTAACGGCAACCAGTCTGGCCACATTCTGACGGTGGAAGACCCCATTGAATACACCCACAACCATAGGAAAAGTGTGGTTAACCAGCGGGAAGTGGGGGTAGACACCCGCTCCTATAACGAAGCCCTGCGCCGGGCCATGCGGGAAGCGCCGGATGTCATCATGATTGGCGAAATACGCGATCGGGACACCATGAAACACGCCCTCACCTATGCTGAAACCGGCCACCTGTGCATCTCCACCCTGCACGCCAGCAACGTGGACCATACCATGCGCCGGATTGTGAACTTCTTTCCCGAGCACGCCCACAAGGAGCTGTTCATGGATATGAGCATGCACTTGAAAGCGGTGGTGGCCCAGCGACTGCTGAAGGGCAAAGACGGCAAACGGGTGGTCGCCGTGGAAGTAATGCTTGCCAGCCCCTACATTCGGGATTTGATCTCCAAGGGTGAGATAGATGGCATTGCCGACATCATGACCCGGGGCGGCGAACAGGGCATGAAGACCTTCGACCAGGCCATTCTTGAACTTTACGATCAGCGCAAGATTACCCGGGAAGAGGCACTCAGCAATGCCAACTCCAGGCACAACCTTGAGGTGAAGATCCGCCTGGCCAGCGGTGGCCTGCAATCGCCCAGCGACCTGCTGAGCATTGACGAAAGCTGA
- a CDS encoding peroxiredoxin codes for MTIRLGETAPDFNVDTTKGKMSFHEWAGDSWVFFFSHPADFTPVCTTEMGRTAQLAQEFAARNVKPLGLSTDSVEEHLKWIDDVNDTQSCDLQFPIVADEDFKIAQLYEMIHPGESETAAVRSVFIIDPNKKVRLTMTYPMAVGRNFDEILRAIDALQFADANKCAMPADWRKGGEVIIPPSIDNEKAKEMFPQGWNELRPYLRMTKI; via the coding sequence ATGACAATTCGACTCGGCGAAACCGCCCCGGATTTCAACGTAGACACCACCAAAGGCAAGATGAGCTTCCACGAGTGGGCAGGCGATTCCTGGGTGTTCTTCTTCAGCCACCCGGCGGACTTCACCCCGGTATGCACCACTGAAATGGGCCGGACTGCCCAGCTGGCGCAAGAGTTCGCAGCTCGCAACGTCAAGCCTCTGGGTCTGTCTACCGACTCGGTAGAAGAGCACCTGAAGTGGATTGACGACGTTAACGACACCCAGAGCTGTGATCTGCAGTTCCCGATCGTTGCCGACGAAGACTTCAAGATTGCTCAGCTGTACGAAATGATTCACCCGGGCGAGAGCGAAACCGCCGCTGTGCGCAGCGTGTTCATCATCGACCCGAACAAGAAAGTACGCCTGACCATGACCTACCCGATGGCGGTTGGTCGTAACTTCGACGAGATCCTGCGCGCCATTGACGCACTGCAGTTTGCGGATGCCAACAAGTGTGCGATGCCCGCCGACTGGCGCAAGGGTGGTGAAGTAATCATTCCGCCGTCTATCGACAACGAAAAGGCCAAGGAAATGTTCCCGCAGGGCTGGAACGAACTGCGTCCTTACCTGAGAATGACCAAGATCTGA